In Phoenix dactylifera cultivar Barhee BC4 unplaced genomic scaffold, palm_55x_up_171113_PBpolish2nd_filt_p 000480F, whole genome shotgun sequence, the genomic window TACTTCAAAGCAAACGGCTTCAAGCAATGTCCCTCTGAGTATGCTGtgtatgaaaaagaaaaaaattctaacaTATTACTTGTttgtttgtatgtggatgatctcATCTTTACAGGTAACGATCCACAAATGATTGAAGAATTCAAGCATGCTATGATGAAGGAATTTGAGATGACAGACATGGGACTCATGACATACTTTCTTGGTTTGGAAGTCCAACAACATGAAGAAGGAATTTTCATATCCCAAGAAGGTTATGCTAAAGAAATCTTGAAGAGATTCAAAATGAAAGATTGTAATCCTATAAACACCCCCGTTGATTGTGGAGCAAAAATATCAAAAGAAGATGAAGGAAAGGTTGTTGACCCTACTCTCTACAGAAGCTTAGTGGGAAGTTTGAGGTATATGACCTGTACAAGGCCGGACATATTATATACAGTCGGCTTAGTCAGCAGATTTATGGAAGAGCCCAAATCAATGCATTGGAAGGCAGCAAAGAGGATTCTTCGGTACATCCGAGGTACTATTACTGATGGACTATTTTATTCTCATCTTGATAATTTTGAACTTGTTGGCTACTTAGATAGTGATTGGGCTGGAGACATGGATGACCGTAAGAGTACTTCTGGATTCGTATTTTTTATGGGAAATGCAGTATTTTCATGGATGTCAAAGAAGCAACCTATTGTTACtctttctacatgtgaagctgaatatgttgctgcatctGCATGTGTATCACATGCAATATGGCTAAGAAACTTGCTAAAGGAAGTTGGTTCTGAGCAAAAGAAGCCCACTAAGATAAACATTGATAGCAAATCAGCCATTGCACTAGGAAAGAATCCGGTGTATCATCAAAGAAGCAAACATATTGATATTCGTTTTCATTCAATCCGGGAACATGTGAAGAATAAAGAGGTAGTGCTACAATATGTGAAGACTCAAGATCAAGTGGCTGATATATTCACTAAACCCTTGAAAGTAGACCTCTTCATCAAGTTTAAAAGTTCTCTTGGTATGATAAAGAAAGAACAATTAAGTTTAAGGGGGGGTGTTGGAAGTTGATAAACTTAATTATGCTGAGGAATTCAAAGGGTCATATGAAGTATCCAAAGGGTCATATGGATAATCTAAAAGGTCTCATTATGATGTACTTATTAGGGGAGTTAAAAGGTCACTTCTAGTGCCTATAAATATGTGGCTATCATGAAGAAGAATgcatgggaaaaaaaaaaggagtggtAGATAGAGAGGGCTTGAGAGAGAAAAATTGTATTCCTCTTTGAAGAAAAGTTGTACTACTCCATTATCTTATATAaagtattttcttttcatgtttttgtGTTTCCACCACCATTGCATATTCTATCAGTCTTCCATCTTCTTTCTCTTAACAGTCGGCCTGCTGTGAGACGTAGATGTTGTCATTTTGTGCAACATCAGCGTGGTCCCTCCGCTATCGACATCGTTGGTTGGAATAGTCAAAGATGGTAGATTTCAAAGGTAATATGCAAGCACCGCATCATTAAGGCGGTCATGTGATCTAAAAGCTTTCCGAGGCGATCGAGCACCGAATAAATTTATGTTCGGAGATAGAATAATGTTCTGTACCGCCGGATCTGTGAATATAAAATGGTCACAAAGAGATCGTTGGGGTAAACGGGAGATGGCTGCGAGTTGAGTTGCCATAACCGGCGTCTCATAGCATGTTTACTTAGAGGAAGAAATTAAGGCgcggggtggggtggggtgggggagTGAAGCTTACCCGGAAACCGTTGCCGGCGAGGACGATGAAGGAGATGGGCGAGGGCGAGGCCAGAAGCCATTCCCCATCGTTGCCCTGAACCTCCAGGCCATCCTTCTGGAGCTGGCACACAACGCTCATCATATTCGTGTCACGGTGAGGCACATAACCGagcttcttctcctccccctgAGCCGGAGCCTGGTACTCGGCAAACCGGAGCAAATACCAGGTGGAATTTATTAGATCCTCGTAGTACTTGTCCACCCCCAACCCCTCCATCAGCATCCTCCGCGCCATACCCTCCAACTCCGCCACCTTCTTCGAGAAGGAGAGCACCGTCTCGCTGCCGGCACCAAACCAAGAACAGAATCTCAATACATACGAAAGCTATCTAGCTAGCTAGCCAGAGAAATTTTAGCAGATTAAAAGGGTGTGAGAGAGAGATCATCAAGTGGAGTACCAGAAGGTGGGGTTTCCGGTCTCAGGCCACATGAGATTGGCGAAGCTTTGGGTGGCATGGGGGAGTGGCGCGTCTACGATGGCGAGGCTCTCGTAGTAGTCGAGCGCCGGAATATCGCCGAGGTAGCCGTGGAAGGGCTTGTGATGGATGTTGCGTTGCTTGGTCTCGAGGGGGAGGGCGAAGAGCTCTTTCACGGCAGTCCGGAAGAGGGACTCCCGGAGCTCCGGGGTGACCTGGGGGTAGATGGCCTCGAAGCAACCGTGGGACTCCATGGCCTGCATCACCTGTGCTCGGACCGAGTTCCAGCTCTCGGTGCCTGGGCTGGCCGGCTCCACGCCGGAGAAGTCGATCTTGGGGAGCTCTCGCGCGGTCTCCGAccccatcctctctctctctctctctctcctctttctcagGACCTGCGAGACCAAAAAAAAACGGAGGAGACCGCAACTTGACGCATTATTCCAAGTAGAGGAGACGGCTGAGCCGAGCCACTAGTGGATCGTCACCGCCAGCTGTCAATCAACATCAGTAGGATGGAAAAATGCGATGCCACGTCATGCCATCTTGTCAGTTTCTCAGGTCGACTGTTTGCCAGCGTAGCAAGTAATAGCCCGTTTTAGGCCAAGTGAAGGCACGAAGTTGGACCCTTCTTTCGCGCGGAAGATACAACCCCCGTCCCACGAAAACAGCCTTTGTCGTCCTGAAAACCATGTAATATTCCATCTGAATTGAATGATGCCGAGTGGCTCTGATTCCATTGAAGCTTATAACCATGGCCACCTGGGTTcggattctatcattaattcattagcGCGAAAGGACGATTCACCTTCCTTTGTACGAATCCACCATGGATCATCCACTGATCACTTCAAATTACGTGCAAACAGATGAATGATGGAGCTTGCGAAGCTTTGAGAGCCGTGCAGTGggtgatccaacggtggattgTGCAACGGAAGGTGAAATTTTCTTTGGCGCCAAATATACAACCACAGTGCCGACCCGTTAACTCGGCTAAAATGAACACTAGGGTCAGCAAGCTCTGAGCCGGTCTCATGCAATACATAGAGGGGAGGAGAGATGGCGGCAGCATGCGGGTTGGCTTATCTGTACTGAAGTGGGGTTTGGAATATTCGGGAATAAATTACTTATAAACAAAGATAAACCATAGCAAAAGCACTTTATAAAAGATCCTTAACCTAGTAATTTGGATATTGTAAATTTGATGATATACCTATTTACATCATATCCCAACTGACGACTACAATCCAAATTAATGCCAATACACCAAGGGATGTATAGACCGATGTAGCAACGATGCAGGCCGAACGATTGTGGCACAGATTGAGGGAGGCGAGATATATCAACCTGGAACAAGACTTTTTATAGAGCGAAAGCTGAGGGATGGCTAGCCAATAATTACCACTGCTTAGTACatagagaaatgataatgtgaTACAAAATATATGAGCAGTGGAAGGAAGGTGACGTCCACGTGATGTAAACCAACAAAAACAAATGTCCAAAGTCAGTTATAACTATTTTACTACTATCTTACCATTACTCAAAATATATGAGCAttattcaaaatataaaaataatagagagaagataATTATCATGCATGGCAATAATACTCCATGTCTCCCAAACTAGAAAGAGCAAATGTAAAAATTATGTAGTGACATGTATTCTAGTAGGTAATGGGAACTACAAACAAATATCAAATTGTAATATCAAGAAAGTAGCATATCCATCTATCAAACAATCCATTGTCATCTTTATCATTACCTCGAATTTATCAGTGCATTTATCTTAAAATTCTCTGCTTTTAGTTACCTAGtaattgttggaaattgtatcctaaatgtcaatcgtcagcatgttgatgattgaattttgtaaataaattgacaaatcaataaagtattttttgacattattcatcattttacatcttcaaatgaactcttatatgatgaagtccttaggacttattaatgataaaggaggatttatcttcgagtccttaaactagttcgcgaccaaatgatatgttgttacaaggacgacagcattatcaagattaggtcgttgtgtgacatatacgttggttgtcctcttaaccaaggagtgtggagacactggtatgccacatatgtgaagtgtaggagtatattttactgaacgtgaccaattctggaacgctctactgtcaagagatgttccgagtgaatatggatataagtttggctctctgacctgagaccacaACCTgcgactagcaagcaactcattgtatttTGGTACTGGACTGcctgaatttttaattcagtgacggaaggtcactgggtgcagtcaagtacttgcgtagtcagttgtaagtcgagatggaattgacccctcctgaaaaataggagataatgtcttgtgattaatttagcaaaaccttggccaggataatcctagtgaggagtcacaggatatctaaagttaatcacataatggatgtactaattatagagttgacagtgagctctaagtcatcctggcattaggaatcaaagggattgaattatacagtaaccatagttcaggattccagaatatttgcttcgcacatattcggcctatccggacatcgggtaccattgctagatggtcacatcgattagtgtaggaagtcgttcctatactaccggcttaggttcgaacctatgaggtcacacgcatagaagattcctgattgatcaagaaggctgatgaatgattaagaatcattcagggataatttggtcaattcgattggtgaattatcttataaaataatcaaagtaattatcggagaattaattagtaattagattgctaataaactcaattggattgagtaattagactaaggatgaatcaaattgaattagattcaattctgggctcaattagggttttttgacctgattggattaggtctgaatcaagaggacttaggttgaccaaattaaattagattaaatttatacTTAATTAAGGATTgaactaattggattaggttcaacacatggtaattggatcattctaattgttagtatttaattaaattaaatgggtttgatctgaaactgttcggatcttgaaatccacttgtcacatatccatgcatggcaccataaattgatttttaatatgattaaaaattaatttaatttatttaatggtgccatgggacacttggcaacatcagggacctctttcatcattagatgggtcaaaatggagagataaattcattaaaagaattggataagatcaaattctctcttttcatgacatatgtcatccttatctttatgtcacttctaattaaggttgaattttgaatttaatcaccacaaaatcaccacgtgaccctatggggcatggaaatttcgaaattgaaaaaggaaagaggcaacatgatgaatggtttagattagatcaagctttatCATGTAATGGCGCataaacttgaattttgaattcaaaattcaaaaccccacaaaatccttcccaaatatgggatggttggcatgaagttaggggggatagcaacattaaaaggacctccatcaactggtggtcgaattcaagaaaaaagagggaaaaagaagaagaaaaaaggaaaaagaaaagagaggaaccctagttcatgcatggaaaaattctgcattcaatctagtcgatttcttcctcctctaagtccatcgcgccattagtattaggggtccctgataagagactttagatcagatctaagtcctcttcaatccctccaaacctttcctccaagttcttccaagaaggcggttcaaaagttgatagcgttgggaaaatcaaatttcagcctcaagaaattctgcgcaagctagaacttccgcaggattggatctcttcaggaacttcgcgtgtacttctcgtagaggccattcgtgtgcgtggctgcgaagtcaaggatcagatccacaactttcatccatcataaaagttattaatctagcattaatcatttattatggtgtcaagatgtAGGTCCGATTCtctgaggttttaccctcttttggggctcctcacggagatatctccaaaatccattctatggatattcggagattaattggaatagagttcttaagtttcatatctgatagttaatcatgcatgaaagttttagcataattgtttaaatgattccggcataatcctatgtgttcttaaggtgctgatttttagatttgatcttataagcatgcatgaattaaattgtttgattcgattttttctgctgcatttttgaaacttaaaaagaactacgtatggcttgattccccttatgaaggggtacgtaggcaacccgatcagctTCTGCCatgatttttataaaaaaaaaatcagcatgcttagcaccgaagaacctagggttCACTTTCAGTAATACTCTATCTCCTCTTCCAGGCATGCAATATTACAACAGCAACAGTTCTTAAAGATCATGGCACTAGGATCTTGTTAGATGTaggccctagaagccaatctggctgacacattattaattctgaaacataattttgtacttaattttattattattaaataataaaaagcatctttttcattcatattgtttatgtgtctatgaatcgttcaaggaattaataagatgatgatgcatattctcaagagttgagaattttgagccatgtatcattagtgattaatttctaaatgctcctgattgatggatcatcacgaggacggagatcgatccgatgagatcagtgcacacattgcttttcttGTGGAtgaacgagactcgagtccatagtgtggcgacactgaagtaatagtgcaggtgcttgttagagaacaagggtactaagtgtaaccaagataagaagtcacttggatgtctatctactcatcagtgacttgcttgatgttgcagtagtgtgactgttCCTTTAACCTgtagtgcttcggctactcacagtgaggttattgtagtttgactgcacgtatacatggtctctagacatatgggactatgcagtgtagattggctgcagtaggttcactgtaggagtagggtatgcacctatatggaatctattgaccttgatagataagaagagatcctatgtgatttataaaactgagttcgtaagacctcggccagggcagtatatatagtggagaaagagttttccactctcgaacttaagtcgaataaattttgacatatgatagacgatggggtttgactagttgtccatgacctccgtcctgtagggatccacaatagtaggactatatcatacgataactgcatctagaggttcatcattccattctgctgggtagccactacatgatgctaggtgtcactggtggatggtgagactcacagggaatatttTGATGATTGATAAAccttgatgagttgagttggaactgttccaatccattgaaagaagttttcaatgatattgtgatagagatcgcaatatatctcactaccagaggtattgaccgatccgatggttgaaatgtgattatgaatcacgagtaatcaattcgattgagaatcagttgaagaaggaacaatggaaattgattaattggacttaaacacgaatcctacttggagtaggattcctggagtcctaattggattaggactgggagtcctactctaagtaggattcctacaatcctaattggattaggaattcaAATtcgaattagagtcctacttagagtaggattcccaaagtcctaattggattaggacttcggattcaaattagagtcctaattggattaggactaaaatttaaataagtcctaattggattagaatttcttaagttctaattaattatttatctaatgaatctaaatgactcctaattaggttaggattaaagagttcaattgagtcatggttcattcgagttctaattggaataggactagcattaattaaacccaaaattggttcacctttggactaagcctaattagattaggacttagccacaaGAAGGCTTCCTAATCCTCTTTAGGGGAGGACTAGGGCTAACCAAGAGGAAGGGGCTCAttcttccttggtgcggcaaacaaaaggggccggcgcccctcttggaaatttatCAAGGAGcccctactttgtaggagctccgcatgctatttaagaggaggtgtGGGCGGCATCTAGGGCAttcaagccctctccctctccaagccGTGgaccccttcctcctcttggtcttcggccacaagcaagggaaaaaagaaagaggtctTGGCGGTCCTcccctcctcccttccttcttccaacgcaagggaaagaaaagactgcatctagcctttggatcttctctcttgatcccttcttcctcttcctcctccctctggcTTTCAAGAGCTGATtaaaagggaggtgatcagccatcaaaacaaatctctacaagggagctagcactccggggagattggagcgtttggattggtcctctgcttcatgtggatacccgtagaggccagacatgtgtgcggcttcaagcgaaccttcatcctaaaccatgaacttcagtttgcggtgatcatctacccgcacaaggtgaagatatgatcttcctaatattttaaaaggtttttaatcctaatctatctacgaacggtttttgaataatgttcatgagatgaacgtcgatcccgcgcatgcaacttccgctgccatctgatttttttaaaaatttctgcggcatgggcggatttCCAACAGATCTGTACTACTAACTCTTCACTTTATCTTTCTTCTAGCTATTCGATGTTGATGGTATGCCCACATGTCCTAACCCTACTAAAGGATGTCAACACAGTCCAACCCTTCCACAGGATGTCCACAGCGTGCAGATCCCCTTAACAAAGAATTTTCTGGACAACAATACCTAGAACGAACATAGAAAACAAGATAACAAACAAAGGATTCCCCTTCCTTCATATGAATCCACCGTTAGATCGCACAATGGTTGCTTCGAGATCTATGCAGATGGATGAGCGAAAAGATTCAGAGTGCTTTGAGACCTGTGTAGACCGCAATCTAGCGGGCGACGTCGTGAAAGAAGAACAATCATTCTTTCGCACAAGAACCCATATGGAACTCGCCTAACctactttatttaaaaaatatcttttgataattaacttTTGATCTTCTCttgtttaaaaattttcaattagGTTGTTTAGATTCatataataatctaatataatCGTGCTATAGATCTCTGCTTATGTGATCTCGATGGATTACATCATCACATGATAATTTTCGGAAGAGCATCCTTCATTTGGCACCAAATTTCTCGTTTTGAGAGGCGAGAGAGTGGCTAGGCAACCTCAGTCTCGGGGAAGGGACGCTGGAGACGGCTTTGATCACCGGTGCTGGCACCTGCCTTCTGGGTAGCGACGAAACAGAAGACGCCACCTTTGGGTACAGCTGGGAGGTGCGAATGCCTTGCCCTAAGGGATGCTTGATGTGTCATGGGTTAGAGCTGCAATGTCATCAAGAGGAGGATAGACGTAGAGCTGCTTCGCTTTATATTTCTTGGATGAGCCCCCGTCCCGTGGTGCAGCCAGCCTCCAACCTCACCCGTGGCCAGTCTCATCAACCACACGGCAAGCGCCATCGATGATGGTGCCCGATATTATCGATCGAGTCAAACTGCTGTCTCAACTCAGATTGCAACGACTCCAGAGTGGATTGGATCGCCTTAGACTTCTGATCGATGATTCGCCTGGCCACCAACCATGGCACGAAGCAAAGCTGCTGTGTTCCCCATCACCGGAGCCTCTCTGCCTCCTTGCCGTCGAAGCGCACGCTCTTGTTAAACTTGGATCCCCCCACCCAGCCAGGGCTTGCATCGCCCATCATCGCCCATGACCAACCCTTGCCACCTCCGCACACATTCCCCGAGGCGTGCCGGCACCGCCTTCAGGCTTCGCGAGGAGGAACGGGCGCCCGCCCGTGCTTTGCCGGAAGCCCATTCGCCACATCCTTACCTCCATGCACATCCCGCTCTCGGACGCAATGTACTCGGACATACTTATTTTGCTGAGATATTAATTTGTCCTTTGACATTTTGACTCTATGCAAGCCTTGAAACTATAGGCATGGACAAAGGGCTCGCACGAACATAATTTACCTAGTATGTTCGAGAAACCATCAAATTTGTTTATAAATGATCTGGAAATCCCGATCATCCCAAAAGCAGTCGTTTGCTAGCTATAGTGATCAGGATTATAATTTCGTTATAATTAAAAACAGACACAGCCATTCCACATTTTGGGTTTCAAGCCCAACAGAGTTATAAAGAAAGTAGGCCACAAGAAAGATGCTGTAAACGGATGCATATATTTTATAAGAGGTATATACAAAACTTGGAGTCAGTGCAAGGGACTTGCTGTGTTGATAAACATGTACGAGTATCAATCAGGTCTACCTGTAAGCAAAACATATCAGCTAAAAGCAGCAGCACCAGCCATCACTCACATAGTACAGAGCATGCTAAGTATTTATAACGCAATAATAGACTAAACCGGGTGTTAAGAGATCCTGGAACGATATCACAGTTACCAAGGGCTGGAAACATTCCGCTCAATCTGGACCGCACCACAATCAAGAACAAGCACCAAGAGAAAGCAGACATTGCTCAGAGTTCCGCAGCTTTCGTATGGATACAAACAATAGCTGAGAGTCTGCTTGAAGTAGGAGGTTACTTCCAGAGTTTGATAAACTTGTCATGACTTGCTGAAGCCACCAATCCAGTTACATTTGATACTGCCAAGGCTGCAATCAAACCCTCGTGTGCCCCAAGAGTAATGGTATTGTTCTCAGCCATGTCCCAAAGCTCCAATGACTGCAGTGTCCACAATTCCAGTAGACAAAATGGTCAGCGAGCCATCAAATTTCTTCATCGTTCACAAATTAAAAAGTACGAAGTAATAAACTCGGTTAATATAATAGGACCAGGAGCATCTGAAGCTTTCCAGAAAGGTAGAAATTAAGGGGGCAGGGAAATACACTtatcttatttctttttcatttccTCTGGGTGCAAAAATAAACACCAATCATATTAGTCATCTAATGATGAATACTAAATTGAGTTATACATCTCTAACTTGCTTCATTTTACAATTCGGACTGGTATCAGACCAGagacaaacaagaaaaatgTGTTTGGTGGGCCATTTTTGCTATGCTTATGACATCTAATACGATAAGTGAATCGAGTTATACTGCTAATTTGTTACATGAAACATCAGTTGTAACTTCATTTAAGACATTAATTTGGATGTAACAAGCGAGGACAACCACAACAGGGATATCTTATCATAACCAGTCTTCAACCTATTACTATGATATACATAAGTTGCCCATCGTAGATTCAGTGATTCCAGAACACAGTTGTGGAATTGCTTCTCATGCCTAGGGCCGTCATTTGAGAACATGTAAGCATCATTAAAACTAATAATAAAAGAGTTGAGAACCAGGACTCCATTCATCAGTAGTGCTAAATCTCGTCGAAGAGTAACAAATTTACTTCTTTTTAAAACATTTTTTGTTACATGGCATTGTTTTTTTCTGGTCTGCCATGATCATCTTATAGATTAtctggagattttttttttttttgctaaaaaaaaaagaggtaggggggaggaaggaaCAAGCCcatccccgcgtagcagcccccactgggctcccgccccgccaggagaatgttcgatgcggacagaaatggccgtgtgttgggcaccccgaccggttttactcataccctccccacccgtgggcccggctcagctactcctctgagctctggctcgagtcccacgtgtgagtacgtcacacccggcaccaccccggctactagcggttcaagagcggtcctacaccacaagtccaaacag contains:
- the LOC103700102 gene encoding probable 2-oxoglutarate-dependent dioxygenase AOP1, which encodes MGSETARELPKIDFSGVEPASPGTESWNSVRAQVMQAMESHGCFEAIYPQVTPELRESLFRTAVKELFALPLETKQRNIHHKPFHGYLGDIPALDYYESLAIVDAPLPHATQSFANLMWPETGNPTFCETVLSFSKKVAELEGMARRMLMEGLGVDKYYEDLINSTWYLLRFAEYQAPAQGEEKKLGYVPHRDTNMMSVVCQLQKDGLEVQGNDGEWLLASPSPISFIVLAGNGFRAWTNGRVGAALHRILVGGDVTRYSVVLFSVPKKDFLVEAPPELVDEDHPRLFEPYYDDEFVRFCVSEEGTKTMDTLGAYNELIKARKAEA